A region of the Pseudomonas silesiensis genome:
ACACGCAGCTATGCCCTGGAGAAACTCGACCAGGCCGCCGATGTGCAGGGCACCCGGGAACGCCATGCCGAACACTGTCTGACCCTGATGCGTCAGGCCCGGCACGACTGGGAGCTGATCACGACCAGGCTGTGGATCGAGCGCTATGCCCGCAGCCTGGAAGACATTCGCTCGGCCCTCGACTGGGGCCTGACTGCCCAAGGACCGCAGACCCTGGCGATCCATCTGGCCGCGACATCCACGCCGCTGTGGCAGGAACTGTCGCTGCTCAAGGAACACGGGGCCTATGTGCGCAAGGCGCTGGCCTTGCTCGACGCCGCACCCGAGCGCTGTGCGCAACTGAAAATGACCCTCAAGCTGGCCCTTGGCAGTTCGTGCTACCACACCCAGGGCGGTACGGCGGAAACGGTCGAAGCCTTCGTTAACGCCCTGGCGCTGGCCAATTCGTGCAACGACCTGGACGGTCAACTGCGAGCGGTGTCCGGGCACATGGCGGTCAACCTCGGTTGCGCCAACTATCAAACGGCGCTGGAGCAGAGCCGACAATTCGACCGACTGGGGTTGCAGGGCGATGCGCTGTTGTCCCTCAGCGCGCAGCGCTTGCGGGTGCTGGCCCTGCACTTCGCCGGCGATCAGCCAGCGGCACGGGTAAATGCCGAACAGGTCCTGCAGCGCATGGCCCAGAGCGGGCACCTCAACCGCTTTACCCATGGTTTCGGCGTGCAGTACGACCAGAGCGTTGCCGCCCTGACCATCCTGGCGCGCATTCTCTGGTTGCAGGGCCAACCGGAGCAGGCCTGGCGCACTGCCCGTCAGGCGCTGGATATCGCGATCCAGATCGACCACGGCACCTCCATCTGCTACACCCTGGCGCTGGCCGGCTGCCCGATCGCCCACTACAACGGCGACACCCGAACCGCCCGCGAACTGTTGCGCCTGCTGCTGGAGCAAGCCCAAAAACATTCGGTGCTGCTGTTCTATACCTGGGCCCGCCACTACGCGCAGGTCATCGACCGAACCGAAGCGCGGCCGCTGCCACAACCGGGCAGCGGGTTGATCAAGGACATCATGGTCACGCTGGACAGCAGTTTCGTCGATGACGCCTTGCTGCAGCGGGCCGATACCGGCGCCGCAGGCTGGAGCACGGCGGAGATTCTGCGGGCCAGGGCGCAAGCGCTGCCAGGCGAAGACTGCTCGCTGAAAACCACAGCGGCCGAGGTGTTATTGATCAGGGCACTCAACGTGGCACAAACCCAGGGTGCCCTGGCCTGGGAACTGCGCAGCGCCACCGCGTTGGCACAGGTGTGGCAGCGTCAGGGCCGTTACGGTGACGCCTATGAGCTGCTGGCGCCGATCTATCAACGCTTCACCGAAGGCTTTACCACACCGGACCTGACGACGGCCCGTCGCTTACTCGACCGCCTGCAGCGCCATCTGGCCGCTTGAAGTCCAGCGCGCCCGGCTGATGGAGCGGCGTAGTGCATTTCGAAGGCACGCACCTCCCACCTCCTGTTGTAATGCCGTCAGTTATGCGCAATGCGCTTAACTGTAGGAGCGAGCTTGCTCCGGGCGGCGTTCCGACGATGGACACAAGAGCGCCGCGTTTAGCCAGTAAACACGCGTTATCGTTAACGACCATCGCGAGCAAGCTCGCTCCTACAGGGAAGTGCATTGCGCTTAACTGAATAGCGTTACCCTCCTGTTGGCGTTTTTCCAGGGCGTAGCTGCGAGTGGTGTTGAGGAAACGGTAACGAGTCACGCCGTTGCCCTGCTCCAGCGACAGCAAGGATTTTAGCGCCAGGCGTTCGATCACTTCGACCAGGCGGCCAGGCAGCAGTTGCGCGCAACCGATCACGCCGATTGCCGCTTCCAGGGTAAAGGCCCACTTGAACACTGCCAGACGCTGCAAAACGGCCTGCTCCACCGGACTCAGCCGTGCATAGCTCCAGTCCAGCGCCGCTTTCAGGGTTTGATGCCGTGGCACCGCAGTGCGCCGACCCTGGGTCAGCAGCTGACAACAATTGTCGAGCTGGGCTTGCAGACCGACCAGTGCCAACGCGTCGATTTGCGCTGCCGCCAGTTCGATGGCCAGGGGCAAACCATCGAGCCGCCGACAGATTTCCCCCACGGCCTGGAGGTCCTGTTCACGCAGGGTAAAGCCTTGCTGACGGGCGCGGGCACGGCTGACGAACAACTGCACCGCCGAGTAGCCCATGACCTCGGTCACGCTGTGCAACACCGAAACCGGCGGCACCGCCAGGGGCGGCAAGCGCTGCACCGTTTCCCCCAGCGCCTGCAGCGGTTCGCGACTGGTCACCAGGATCGACAACCGGGGCGCTGCCCTCAGCAGGTCCTCGACCAAAGTCCGGCAGGGTTCGAGCAGGTGTTCGCAGTTATCGAGCAGCAGCAATGTATGCCGTTGCGCCAACACTTCAAGGCGGGTGCCAACGTCCAGTTCGAGCGCATGGGTCAGATGATCGACCAGTAGCGCCGGGTCATCGATCGTCGCCAGGTCGATCAGCCAGACGCCATCCTGATAGTGCTGCAACAACAACTCGGCCACGCGCAATGCCACGGTGGTCTTGCCGATGCCGGCGGGACCGACCAGGGTCATCAGCCGGCGAACTGGCAGCTGCCGCACCAGGCTGCCGACGATCGAGTCGCGACCGGTCACCGGCGAGAGCCGCGCAGGCAGATTGTGCCGGGTATTCTGCAGCGTCTGGAGCGAGACCGGCGCACCTTCCGGTTCATTCTGTACCGGCGCGATGAAGCTGTAGCCGCGTTGTGGAACATTGACGATATAACGCTGCCCGTCCTGGCCGTCGGCCAACGCCCGGCGCAACGCGGCAATGTGCACCCGCAGGTTGATGTCCTCGACCACCGACGTCGGCCAGACCCGCGCGATCAGCTCGTCCTTGCTGACCACTGTGCCGGCACGCTCCACCAGCACCTGCAAAATATCCAGGGCCCGGCCACCCATGCGCAACGGCCGATCACCCTGCAAGACCAGTCGCTGGCGCAGGTGGAACACAAAGGGGCCGAATCGCAGCAGCGCTTCGCTGTTCAAATCCGTGAGGCTATTCATGCACGTTCTCGTGCCGAAACCTGGCCGGCGCGCAGTGCAGCAACGCTCCATCGCACGCGCCCATCCAGGCTCCCGCATCTCCATCGCAAAGAGTTCAGCGCTATCTTGGCAGGCCTCGGTGACGGTACAACCACCACAGTGGGAGCGTCGCGGCCATCAGGGTGCGCATAACGGACAAGAGCGCTCTAGCTGAACTGTTCGCGGTACTGGGTCGGGGTCAGGCCGAGCTTTTCACTGAACAGGAAACGCATGTGCCGCACGCTACCGAAGCCACTTTTGAAGGCCACGGTCTTGAGTGGCAGGTCGCTGGTTTCCAGCAGGTTCCTGGCGCAATCGATTCGCGCACTCTGCAAAAACTCCATGGGCGTCATGTTCACTTCCCGGGCAAAGACCCTGGCGAAATGGCGTGGGCTCATGGTGGCCAAGCCGGCCATGCGCTCGATGCTGAAGGCTTCATCAAGATGCTCGAGCATATAGTTCTGCACCCGGGTCACCGGCGTTTCCTGGGGCGCGACGGCGGCCGTCAACGGACTGAATTGCGCCTGCCCGCCCTGGCGTTTCATCACCACCAGCAACACCTTGGCCACGTCCTGGGCGACTTTCTTGCCATGGTCCTCGGCGACCACCGCCAGGGCCAGGTCGATGCCGGCCGTGACACCGCCAGACGTGATGAGGTTGCGGTCCAGTACGTAGATCTGGTCGGTCTCCACCCTTGCCTTGGGAAAACCTTTGATCAGCCGCTCGGTGTAATGCCAGTGGGTGGTGACGCGGTAGCCGTCGAGCAGGCCGGCATGGCCCAGCACGAAGGCGCCGGTGCAGATCGAACCATACCGGCCTGCGCGGCTGACAGCGCCGTGCAGCCAGCCAAGCAACGGCGGATGTTTTTCGTTATAGGCACCGGGACCGCCGGGCACCAGTAACAGGTCATAGGCCCCACTGGCCTGATCGATGTGCCGGTCGGCCTGGACGCTGACGCCGTTGGAGGCCCGCAGCGCGCCGTGTTCGGTGCCGATGGTCGACAACTCATAGCGCTGGGCCTGCGGCAGATAACGGTTGGCGATGGAAAACACTTCCATGGGCCCGGCCATGTCGAGCAGGAGAAAGTCGGGGAACAACACCATTGCCACGGTTTTCATGGGTTCAAATCACTGAGGTCAAAAATGGATTGCTGAGTGGTACTAGATCCCTGTGGGAGCGAGCTTGCTCGCGATAGCGGTTTCACAGGGAACCATGATGGTGACTGTCAGACCGCTATCGCGAGCAAGCTCGCTCCCACAGGGGCATGCGCATGGTATTGAGGAATGCAGCATCGGGTAAGAATACCTGATCAGCCGTCGATCACTGTCAACCACAACGCGACAGTATTTCAATTTCAACCTACTTATTGCACCCACCAGTAACCATTAACCTTCTCCTCACTCGGACGAATCAACGTCCCCACAGGAGAACTTCATCATGCTGACCCTTCGCAAGGCTTCTGATCGCGGCGCCGCCAATCACGGTTGGTTGAAGTCCTTTCATACCTTTTCCTTCGCCAGCTACCGCAACCCGAAAGAGCAGGGATTTTCCGACCTGCTGGTGATCAACGATGACCGCGTGGCGGCAGGCAAAGGCTTTGGCCAGCACCCGCACCGTGACATGGAGATTTTCTCCTATGTGCTCGAAGGCGCCCTGGAACACAAGGACACCCTGGGCACCGGTTCGGTGATCCGCCCCGGCGATGTGCAACTGATGAGCGCCGGCAGTGGCGTCGCACACAGCGAGTTCAATCATTCGGCGACCCGGCCGGTGCATTTCCTGCAAATCTGGATCGTGCCGGAACTGAGCGGCGCCAAACCGCGTTATCAGCAGGAGCATTTCAGCACGCAGAAGAAACGCGGCCGCCTGCAACTGATCATTTCCCCTGAGGGGACACAGGGGTCGCTGAAGGTGCGCCAGGATGCGCGGGTGTATGCCGGCCTGATCGACGGCAAGGAAAGCGCCAGCCTGGAGCTGGGTGCGAATCGCTATGCCTATGTGCACGTGGCCCGTGGCAGCGTCGAACTCAACGGCGTGCCGTTGCAGGAAGGCGATGGGGTGCGGGTTCGCGATGAA
Encoded here:
- a CDS encoding GlxA family transcriptional regulator, giving the protein MKTVAMVLFPDFLLLDMAGPMEVFSIANRYLPQAQRYELSTIGTEHGALRASNGVSVQADRHIDQASGAYDLLLVPGGPGAYNEKHPPLLGWLHGAVSRAGRYGSICTGAFVLGHAGLLDGYRVTTHWHYTERLIKGFPKARVETDQIYVLDRNLITSGGVTAGIDLALAVVAEDHGKKVAQDVAKVLLVVMKRQGGQAQFSPLTAAVAPQETPVTRVQNYMLEHLDEAFSIERMAGLATMSPRHFARVFAREVNMTPMEFLQSARIDCARNLLETSDLPLKTVAFKSGFGSVRHMRFLFSEKLGLTPTQYREQFS
- a CDS encoding ATP-binding protein; the encoded protein is MNSLTDLNSEALLRFGPFVFHLRQRLVLQGDRPLRMGGRALDILQVLVERAGTVVSKDELIARVWPTSVVEDINLRVHIAALRRALADGQDGQRYIVNVPQRGYSFIAPVQNEPEGAPVSLQTLQNTRHNLPARLSPVTGRDSIVGSLVRQLPVRRLMTLVGPAGIGKTTVALRVAELLLQHYQDGVWLIDLATIDDPALLVDHLTHALELDVGTRLEVLAQRHTLLLLDNCEHLLEPCRTLVEDLLRAAPRLSILVTSREPLQALGETVQRLPPLAVPPVSVLHSVTEVMGYSAVQLFVSRARARQQGFTLREQDLQAVGEICRRLDGLPLAIELAAAQIDALALVGLQAQLDNCCQLLTQGRRTAVPRHQTLKAALDWSYARLSPVEQAVLQRLAVFKWAFTLEAAIGVIGCAQLLPGRLVEVIERLALKSLLSLEQGNGVTRYRFLNTTRSYALEKRQQEGNAIQLSAMHFPVGASLLAMVVNDNACLLAKRGALVSIVGTPPGASSLLQLSALRITDGITTGGGRCVPSKCTTPLHQPGALDFKRPDGAAGGRVSDGPSSGPVW
- a CDS encoding pirin family protein translates to MLTLRKASDRGAANHGWLKSFHTFSFASYRNPKEQGFSDLLVINDDRVAAGKGFGQHPHRDMEIFSYVLEGALEHKDTLGTGSVIRPGDVQLMSAGSGVAHSEFNHSATRPVHFLQIWIVPELSGAKPRYQQEHFSTQKKRGRLQLIISPEGTQGSLKVRQDARVYAGLIDGKESASLELGANRYAYVHVARGSVELNGVPLQEGDGVRVRDEQLLTLSKGVDAEVLVFDLRPQELPQMP
- a CDS encoding ATP-binding protein, whose protein sequence is MTLSPEQAIHFGPYRIYPGQRLVMEADQPLRLGRRALDILLILLEHAGNVVSKQALIARVWPKSIVEDINLRVHMAALRKALGDGQAGQRYIVTVAQRGYSFVAPYSLEQVAPPPGNDAPPPSGHNLPVRRTRPIGRQSLVDSLVVQLARQRFITLVGPGGIGKTTVALRVAEQLIGRYRDGIRLLDLAPINDPSVITHHLATLLDLSLHDAEPTSGLAACLRERQMLLVIDNCEHLIDAVALLSESILRGAPQVHILATSRESLRAEGEYVQRLDSLDCPPPIADRAQALGFSALQLFVERAMASHDSFELTDDELPLAIEICRRLDGIPLAIELAAAQVGSQGLGGLLEQLQGSFRLLTQCGHSTPGRHQTLRATLDWSFELLSPCEQTCLRRLGMFRGGFTLASAAAVIVGEHIEPREVFGSITQLVAKSLLNVEVGDEEVFYRLLDTTRSYALEKLDQAADVQGTRERHAEHCLTLMRQARHDWELITTRLWIERYARSLEDIRSALDWGLTAQGPQTLAIHLAATSTPLWQELSLLKEHGAYVRKALALLDAAPERCAQLKMTLKLALGSSCYHTQGGTAETVEAFVNALALANSCNDLDGQLRAVSGHMAVNLGCANYQTALEQSRQFDRLGLQGDALLSLSAQRLRVLALHFAGDQPAARVNAEQVLQRMAQSGHLNRFTHGFGVQYDQSVAALTILARILWLQGQPEQAWRTARQALDIAIQIDHGTSICYTLALAGCPIAHYNGDTRTARELLRLLLEQAQKHSVLLFYTWARHYAQVIDRTEARPLPQPGSGLIKDIMVTLDSSFVDDALLQRADTGAAGWSTAEILRARAQALPGEDCSLKTTAAEVLLIRALNVAQTQGALAWELRSATALAQVWQRQGRYGDAYELLAPIYQRFTEGFTTPDLTTARRLLDRLQRHLAA